The following are encoded together in the Oncorhynchus masou masou isolate Uvic2021 chromosome 5, UVic_Omas_1.1, whole genome shotgun sequence genome:
- the LOC135527498 gene encoding fibroleukin-like isoform X2, which produces MFPLGSLGVLPLLSLCVGAMLSPPDAPPACPHCKDSLVAAPPARTGSGGCEGRPGMAGCRVAVAPLAASDPPLRVEHRHEARQVQPESRDVSERLVQLQRCMNSLQEPGVPRGRVGQGGDTLGAILALMAAVLTECDLHCHSQALRAMARRLEGAAVGREGEKDLILLLRSITQHPPTAVPSARLHPQDCAEIYRLGIKENGIYTIQPDPRRPAMEAECDMETAGGGWTVFQRRRDGSVDFNRTWQEYREGFGSPQGEYWLGNAALHALTNTGQHLLRIQLEDWHQQKRQATYNTFRVAAEAQRYRLTAREYSGDAGNALSYSKRYNHDGRAFSTNDRDHDRYTSGNCAEYYGAGWWFDACLASNLNGLFYRGRYSGLTNGIYWGTWYILTDIHSGERYSFKSVEMKTRPRNF; this is translated from the exons ATGTTTCCATTAGGCTCTCTCGGCGTGCTCCCCCtgctgtccctgtgtgtaggGGCCATGTTGTCCCCCCCGGATGCACCTCCAGCCTGTCCCCACTGCAAGGACAGTCTGGTGGCCGCTCCACCTGCGAGGACAGGGTCAGGGGGATGTGAGGGACGCCCTGGGATGGCAGGCTGCAGGGTGGCGGTCGCCCCCCTGGCTGCCTCTGACCCACCTCTGAGGGTGGAACACAGACATGAAGCTCGACAGGTTCAGCCCGAG TCCAGGGATGTGTCGGAGCGTCTGGTCCAGTTGCAGCGCTGTATGAATTCCCTCCAGGAGCCAGGGGTCCCCAGGGGCCGTGTAGGCCAGGGAGGGGACACGCTGGGGGCCATTCTGGCTCTGATGGCTGCAGTACTGACAGAGTGTGACCTACACTGTCACAGTCAGGCCCTCAGGGCTATGGCCAGGCGACTGG AGGGGGCAGCggttgggagagagggagagaaagacctGATACTACTGTTGAGGAGCATCACACAACACCCTCCAACAG CGGTCCCCTCAGCGAGGCTGCATCCTCAGGACTGTGCTGAGATCTATCGTTTGGGGATCAAAGAGAACGGAATCTACACCATCCAGCCTGACCCACGCAGACCTGCAATGGAG GCAGAGTGTGACATGGAGACAGCAGGCGGGGGGTGGACAGTGTTCCAGCGTCGGCGAGATGGCTCAGTGGACTTCAACCGGACGTGGCAGGAGTACCGCGAGGGTTTTGGTTCCCCACAGGGAGAATACTGGCTGGGGAACGCAGCGCTGCATGCGCTAACCAACACTGGTCAACACCTGCTGCGTATACAACTGGAGGACTGGCACCAGCAGAAACGCCAAGCCACCTACAACACTTTCAGAGTGGCAGCAGAGGCACAGAG GTACCGTCTGACAGCACGGGAGTACTCTGGTGACGCGGGCAATGCCCTGAGCTACAGCAAACGCTACAACCACGACGGCCGAGCGTTCAGCACCAACGACCGTGACCACGATCGCTACACGTCAGGGAACTGTGCGGAGTACTATGGTGCAGGCTGGTGGTTCGACGCCTGCCTGGCGTCTAACCTGAATGGACTCTTCTACCGCGGGCGCTACAGTGGGCTGACTAATGGCATATACTGGGGCACCTGGTACATCCTGACAGACATTCACAGCGGAGAGCGCTACTCCTTTAAGAGTGTGGAGATGAAGACACGCCCACGCAACTTCTAA
- the LOC135527498 gene encoding microfibril-associated glycoprotein 4-like isoform X1: protein MFPLGSLGVLPLLSLCVGAMLSPPDAPPACPHCKDSLVAAPPARTGSGGCEGRPGMAGCRVAVAPLAASDPPLRVEHRHEARQVQPESRDVSERLVQLQRCMNSLQEPGVPRGRVGQGGDTLGAILALMAAVLTECDLHCHSQALRAMARRLEGAAVGREGEKDLILLLRSITQHPPTEYTAVRARVCVAAVPSARLHPQDCAEIYRLGIKENGIYTIQPDPRRPAMEAECDMETAGGGWTVFQRRRDGSVDFNRTWQEYREGFGSPQGEYWLGNAALHALTNTGQHLLRIQLEDWHQQKRQATYNTFRVAAEAQRYRLTAREYSGDAGNALSYSKRYNHDGRAFSTNDRDHDRYTSGNCAEYYGAGWWFDACLASNLNGLFYRGRYSGLTNGIYWGTWYILTDIHSGERYSFKSVEMKTRPRNF, encoded by the exons ATGTTTCCATTAGGCTCTCTCGGCGTGCTCCCCCtgctgtccctgtgtgtaggGGCCATGTTGTCCCCCCCGGATGCACCTCCAGCCTGTCCCCACTGCAAGGACAGTCTGGTGGCCGCTCCACCTGCGAGGACAGGGTCAGGGGGATGTGAGGGACGCCCTGGGATGGCAGGCTGCAGGGTGGCGGTCGCCCCCCTGGCTGCCTCTGACCCACCTCTGAGGGTGGAACACAGACATGAAGCTCGACAGGTTCAGCCCGAG TCCAGGGATGTGTCGGAGCGTCTGGTCCAGTTGCAGCGCTGTATGAATTCCCTCCAGGAGCCAGGGGTCCCCAGGGGCCGTGTAGGCCAGGGAGGGGACACGCTGGGGGCCATTCTGGCTCTGATGGCTGCAGTACTGACAGAGTGTGACCTACACTGTCACAGTCAGGCCCTCAGGGCTATGGCCAGGCGACTGG AGGGGGCAGCggttgggagagagggagagaaagacctGATACTACTGTTGAGGAGCATCACACAACACCCTCCAACAG AATATACAGCTGTAAGAGCGCGAGTGTGTGTTGCAGCGGTCCCCTCAGCGAGGCTGCATCCTCAGGACTGTGCTGAGATCTATCGTTTGGGGATCAAAGAGAACGGAATCTACACCATCCAGCCTGACCCACGCAGACCTGCAATGGAG GCAGAGTGTGACATGGAGACAGCAGGCGGGGGGTGGACAGTGTTCCAGCGTCGGCGAGATGGCTCAGTGGACTTCAACCGGACGTGGCAGGAGTACCGCGAGGGTTTTGGTTCCCCACAGGGAGAATACTGGCTGGGGAACGCAGCGCTGCATGCGCTAACCAACACTGGTCAACACCTGCTGCGTATACAACTGGAGGACTGGCACCAGCAGAAACGCCAAGCCACCTACAACACTTTCAGAGTGGCAGCAGAGGCACAGAG GTACCGTCTGACAGCACGGGAGTACTCTGGTGACGCGGGCAATGCCCTGAGCTACAGCAAACGCTACAACCACGACGGCCGAGCGTTCAGCACCAACGACCGTGACCACGATCGCTACACGTCAGGGAACTGTGCGGAGTACTATGGTGCAGGCTGGTGGTTCGACGCCTGCCTGGCGTCTAACCTGAATGGACTCTTCTACCGCGGGCGCTACAGTGGGCTGACTAATGGCATATACTGGGGCACCTGGTACATCCTGACAGACATTCACAGCGGAGAGCGCTACTCCTTTAAGAGTGTGGAGATGAAGACACGCCCACGCAACTTCTAA